AGTTTAACAATAATAGCAGAGATCCTCAACTATCAGTATCATAATACTTGCACCCTGAAAGATCCTCCCAAAAATGAAGGGATTTTCCACATATTCTCCAAAAGATAACAGAGTCCAAGCTATCAACTAAGTGAAAATTTATGAATGGACATTAAGTTGATTCACCTGAAAACCTTTCCCTCTTGTAATACCAGCGATGTCTACATATTGACCAGGGACAAAATGCCTAGCACCTATTGAAGTTCCTAGAGGAAGAAGCCCATCCTCTGTCACTGGAAACTCTCTTAACTTCCTTTTCATAGGAACTCCCTGAGCTCTAAAATGACCCACTTCAGGTTTCGTCAAGTGTTTCTCCTTCTTCTGACCGCAACCAACCTAAttaaaacaacaacaacaacagtaCATACAAACTTGATAGTAGAACAACACAAACCCAATAAACCTTAAAAGTTTGGTTTAAAGATGCTTTTTTTATCAAACCTGCAGGGCAAAAAACCCTTCTTTCTCGACTGTCTTCACTTGAGAAACAATATTATCGTCAACCCATAACACAGAAATCGGAATCCTAGCCCCCCATTTATCCCATGTTGCAGTCATACCACATTTGAGAGCAATAACGCCTGTTCTCTTCGAATTCGGAGTCATAACTCGAGGCGTTTTTTCAATAATTCGTAGCTTCTCCTCAATGATACCACTTTCATCGATTAAAGGCGCAGAACTAAATGCTCTAATTTGAAAAGATGTTCTCGAACCCAAAGAAAGGGAGCAGAGTCGACCAATGAGGCCTCTGACGGCGGACATGTTGTTAAATCGCAACCAGAAAAGACGTCAAATCTACAAAGATCTACTGTTTCTGGGATCTGATATTGCAACTTAGAAGTATTTGATTCAACATTTTTAGTTGATCGTCGAATGCTGCGACTGTGATCGGAACTCTCCTTGAAGAAGGTTTTAGcaaatagggttttgttttGTGGATTTAAGGTTATATTCTCATGTTCGCTAGTCTAGTGGTATTACAGTGTATCTCCAATATTTGATAGCCATGTCATCATGGAGGGCCCTGTTTGATTGTTGCTTTTTCAGTTATCTTAACCTAGATTTTGAATTCAGATCccaaattttcttattattagtttattactCATTTTTTACTAATACAGCAATCAAGCAATAATAACATTTGTGggttaaatttgatatttgtaataagagaataaaatatgagatgtcttaataataacatttgggtttaatttttatatttataattttaataaagagAATGAGATATCATAATGTTAAGTAGATTTCTTTAATCTTCTAATTCTCATCACTTCTATCTctcttttaaaagtttaaatggaatagtttttatatttatcttgtATTTAAAGTTGAAAATGTTAGAATgctaaataattatgtatacaagttattaatttattagaaaaaaaaatagattaaaataagaaatttgatttttttataactttagagttgcaaagtttttttaaaaaaaaataataattattatttataacttgaACTTAAGTTGTTGTTAATATACGAGACATGAACtttgaattgtatattatattatttgatctattacaattttagtcatttaaggTTTTGTCTAACTAACGAAGCGCCCCCTATTTTAAACGCATCgtttctttaaatttaatttcacaCGAGCATGTCTGTTTAATCGATTTTTTCAATCCCTACTTCGTTCAGAATCAACCGATATCTTCCATCAACTCCAGTTCCGCGACTTTGGCCAGACATATCGTCAACTAGATCTTCAACCCTCGACCCCATTTCGTTCAACCCTCTCATGACTACGACTTCTTTTTCTTGATGAGTTAATTTCCTCGACTACAACAAGGTATTGAAACTAGATCAATCCAACTATATTCTACTTGTTATATAAGATGATTTATTTGTCATTGCATCATGAAGATATAGTTTCATCTTGATACAAATCTTAAACCAAGAAAGTGGAATTACCAAATTACAAATCTTAAACCAGTCCCATACTTTTTAAGAATTACTTAAATTGGGACAACGTGTGTTAACATTGttattcatttcattttcatctaTACAACAAATATGTGAATACTTAGCAAACTCAAATAAATATGGCATCTAAAGTTACAAggtttctttataaaaaaaaaaaatcgaagaGGTTGAAAAGTCTGTTTCTTCTTGCCCTTCTTGTGATTTTTTTAGCATCAGAAGGTGCATAGTTTATTTAAGCCACTCAGATTTGAGTTGATGTTTATTTTGTTCAATTCGACATCTTGTTTAGTCGGGTCGgattttttatctcaaatttttataatccaAATAATATTATCAGTAGTTGGTGGATTATTTATTATTCCTACATTTGTTCTTTTTTTAACAGTAATGAGATAAGTTACTGAATAtgtagttttttatttttccaacaaaaaatcaccgtatattttttttttttttttgttaaagacCCTCGTATGTTAAATAATACTGTTTATAATCATTTTGTTACATGTATTCAAGATTTttgaggtttttttttttttttttacttcaccTTGAAATAAAGTATTACTATCCAAACCAAAGAATAAAATTCAGTCTCTAATGAAAACAACTTACAATTAAACTTCAAATATCAGTTTagccaataaaaaataaagtattaaaagacattatatttgattcttaaattcttaatagtaaaaaataaaggaaatataaaccttttttaaatctttttttttcactttgACAAAAATATTATCAGCAAAATTTTCagtaacataatctaacaatttctcaaaaaaaacattttctcgTCCACTTTCAATTACAAAAGTTTCACAATCGTGATCAAGTTCAAACAACACTTTCCCCCTTTTAGAAAATGTTTGTAATGATACAATAgtaataacaatttttaaaaagtctCCATATGTCGTGATTTTTGTTTTAGGGATggattgaaatataaattaaatgttttcttatgaaagacaaatgtatttttttttttgtaaaagggCTCTCATACCAAGtgtcatttggaaacactttttattATGGATCTACTCTATACtcagaaaaagaaaaagtgtttccaaatggataTCTAGGAATattaatatcttacaaatttaaaattaaagttaaaaaaggTTTAAAGCTAGATTCTCAAAAGGGAAAATGACCAACTCTAGGGTTATGTTAACCTCTCATAAGGGATAATGGCCGACTCTAGGGTTATGTTAACCTCTCATAAGGGATAATGGCCGACTCTTGGGTTGCGTTAACCTTAACCGCCCCGGGAATAAACTCGGgtcataaaaaaaagaaaaaaaaagaaaaaaaaaagttaatgttCTTTCAGATAATTGGTAAACCAAAATAGTACTGCAATACACTAGGATTATGGTTTTAcccctttttaaaaaaatacacattTTCAACGCAACCAAGCGTCGAATTATCTTAAAATCGAGGGGTGTGGGGGGCAAGAAAGAAGGTGCCCGGGCTATGTCTCATAGAATCGGAGTTCTATCATGAACTCTTTTTGCTTCGGTGAATACCAAGCCATTGCTTTAGCCGATCCCAATACTTGCAATGCATACTCAATTGCAAACACAGGATCCTTAAATCGAGCATACCTATTTTTATTCTCCAAATCTAACGTCACTCCCGAATCAACTCTGAAACTGAATGGTCCGACAATCTGAAAATTCaataatcaagtcaacaacaaAATGCCATATTTATGTATAGAACAAGAAACAGATAAAAAAAGGCTACCTGTTGTTGAAGAGATACAGTAGTCTTGGGCAAAACCATATGAACGGCTTCTATATTAGATTGTGATTTCAGTCCATTATAATAAAGATCTCGAGCGAGGGAAGCTGACCCAGAAATGAATTTCATTCCAGAAGGAAAATCAAAGCGAGCATTCACTCGAGTAAGATCCATAAATAACTTCTGAAAGTTCCCAAATTGCATGTCATATGACAATGTTGCAAATGTGTCAGCAACAATAGAACTGCTTACTCCTTGACCATGGTACCGCAGATGAAATggattgtcttcttgtacttgtGATACAACCAAATTCTTTCCAATACAAGCTGTGGAAATGGCACCTGCATGTATAATCATATTTCTAACTTTCATAAAAGGAGTTGAGTTCTAACATTGTTTGGTTCAGGCAGATTTTGAATTAGAATTGGGAGTCAAATTCTAAATCTTTTGTTTGCTGAGATAAAATAAGGAATTGGAATTATATACATTGGAATTGAATGATATGATTTCTCCAGACATAAAAACTGCATTGTAATTCTAATTCAATTTTAGTTCTTATAAAATGGAAATTAATGGTTAAGATGTACTTACCAACCATTCCCGATGCTGAGATATGAGGATTTGACAAGAAGATATCGAAAGGTTGCACCATCTTCAATTTCCGAGCTTTGCTTCTCCAAATATCAATGTTCCTCTTAAAGGAGAAAGCACTTTTGACGGTTAAACCAGGAAGTAGACAGGTGGGAACTCCACTAGCCTCTTGACCATCAATATGTGGCTTCACTTGTCCCATGTTATTACTAACACAAAGATGGTAGCTTAAACCATCTTCATTATCAACCGAGGCAAGATCAAATGCCATCGATAATGGTACATCCCAATACCTGCCAAGATGATCAACATGAAGTTCAGGACCAGCTGCCTCCACTGTCAAATCATGATGTGGAAACTGTATGGAATTTAAACCAACAATCAAATTACTCTGTTTACACATACTACAATCAAGCAAAAGGGAAACTGGTTACTCGCCTTGTGATGAAGCAATACTTTCTTTCGACTGATCTGCTTATCGACATCCCCTTCTATGCTAACAAGAAGAGTATCCTCAGGAGTTATTGAAAACTCTGAGAAGAAATTGAGGGCATACAGAGATTTTTCACCAAGACATCTTATTGTGTTTTGAAACCAGGAAGTCTCTGATGTTTGCACTAATCTATTTTGTTTGAATGCAGATATGAAGTTGTGAAATTTGAATTGTCCAACCAAAGCTGCGAACCTGAAGAACTTCTATCCATGAATCAATAGACCAAATGATGAAAACAGCTATAATTTGAAAAGGGTGTGACATAACAATGCAGGATATACCAGAAATCAGAGGTGGAAGGGAGAGTGAGAGCTCGCTGAAGAGAAAGTCCACCTAGATTGGGAGTGTAGGATGGGACGAAAGGCATGGCCATGAAGCGCTGGAAGAAATCAACTTGCTTCGGTCTAGAGAGTCTGGTTCCTCTAGATAACCCTAGAGGCAATTGTTCACCTGGGAAAGGGGTTGGCCTTGCGACCCCATTAAAGGTAACAGGCGTGGAAACGTCAAGCTCCCAAAATTCGCTGCCGTCCATTGTCCATCTAAGCTTCTTCATTTCGGATGGCTGCCCGCCGGCAAAACAAAAAGGCGTCGGCGGAGGAGCGCAGATGTAgtccttctccttctctctatATCTTTACTCTTGTTTTTGTTGGATGTAGTGACATTTTTCtaagtttttttgaaaaaacaaaatcataatatcaaacaaacttcatttacatttatatgtataatgtAAACTATTATTTACatgaaaagaaataattttttttttttaaataattgagttagggatgaaaacataatttaagaaatttttttctaaataattgggatatgattgaattaattttttttagataaatttgtgtttgaaaaaaaatatttaataacattaattattaatttaagtgtaattaaattattattttgaagtattaaagtataaatttaaattagataatgttattaaatatattttaattatatatattaataaatttatgtatttttatatattaacatattaaataaaaaaataaaaaatcaagatttttaaatattttaatgattaaacttttatattttataatatctcTTTCATTTCTAATGAATAAATACATTTCAATATATCTAAAAAGAACAGATTATTTACAAAGAATAGAAAAGAATAGatgtaatatatattctataaaataaaaacatatttaataactattaataattttgatattttaatattttaataaataatgtaataaatataaacaaaaaattataaatataaaaaaattcaatacataaataaatatttataaaataatagttttagttatttattttaaaaaataaaatatgtataaaaatataactaattaaactttaataaaataaaataattagacacattctatatattttttattaagaagtttttttaaaaacttaaaatataaaatataattatttttaataattatatatatgatataaaataaatttttaattaattatttttgaataaaataaatttattagatataatataataaataaaacaaatattattattttttttttgtaaaaaatataaatttatttgtatttaaaaaaaattatatttaatataaacataaaattagtatttatatataataatatataattatgattaataaaatatattcatttattctataaaacttaatttataaaataaataaattatatttattaatataaatatttataataataaattgaatgtataattttatacacttataaattattatatattatgttttacaattataaattaataaatagtatgaggattttaaaaaaaatatatgttaaactttttataaaattaaaattagatttttttttatgttatatattatatttagaaatattattaaaaaatgattaaaattaataatttaagttaaattttaatttacttttaaattttcaaaatttattaaaataatttttaattaatatttttattttactataaatatttattttttaattatcttttttttaataatataatatttattatattattatatatatcttattattagattaaattaatatttttattagtaaaacaattaatcaaatattggaataatattttaaaaacatatatttcaaaagttaaaaataaaatatacacgtagtttataataattattttgtttacctactttagttttaaaacatttaagtgattatgaataatttatttagtgtctataattttgtgtatttagttatgtataattgtattattaaaaataatctaatattaataatttttattattacaattGTACTTGAATATTTATTCCCAACTCAATTTCATAATGGGttctttgaattattatttaattatttaattatttaattgaattatatagTTTGTAAATGCACTCTAAATTTAACTATGTGTTTTCAAACTCACTTTAAAAGAAAGTCAATGATATCCAATTTTTAACTAGTAACCAAAAAGAGAATAATATTCATTCtcaatattaagaaaattaaactactcacatttgaatttgtatttttGTGCAAATGTTTATTTCACTCAATAATTATATGATATCATTATCATGCTTGTAATGATACAGTTGGTAATCTAGGTCAACACCCATTTCATTCCAAGtgtaaaatataattgaatctGAAggtttatacaaatatttatctattatgTTAATGTTATCCTTATATTGAGTCACTTATGATTTTTTAGTTCTCAACaaagtaaataatatgaattagtATGAATCTCTCTCCCAAAATTTACAGTATCTCAACAaagtgaataatatttttatttgactttgtatattttattttaataaatatatcacatatatatatatatgaattacaATGATagtttaaactttaataatgCATATTTTTAAGGTGTCATGACACACGAGGGGTGGTGTTATGTCTGGATTGAAGTTGCGATTTgaatgatatattattataacggttatagaattttaaaaatattcgaacaaaatatgaaaatatatattttttttttcaaaatcttctcAGAATACGTAACTTGTCTAACGAAATGAGTGATACATACAACAATTACAAGTATAAAAAGTAATAACGTTTAACATCACTATAATTCTGATCACAATTACAATTATATTGCAtctagaaataataaaaaatagaccTTGTTTATTGTTTATGTAGCATCatgaaatttcattttattctaGATTGATAATTCAAGACATGCTTATTTGTATATGgctaattagattttttttttatgttatatgtctataattttgttataaatatgtttataattaattaattatttattataagctTAATTTAGATTCTTACttaaatctttaaatatatttgattgtaATCAATTTGTTTGAATAATCAAATTGATATGCTTaatctctctttaatttttaattacattctttttttttctctaaaaataaattctaaaaaaatgaaaagtattttttttgacGACTTTTTTAGCATAGGgtacttcatttttattttcatcactTGGATTTGAATTAGTGTTGCATTTTGTTCGATTAGACATCCGGTTTAGCTGAATCAATATTTTCATCTCGAATTTTTATAGttcgaataatattttttatatttggtgGGTCGTTTGTTACTCATATCATCAACTAGATTGTTTGTGTTGGTGATAATTTCTAAAGTTTATGTATGTTCCTTTTTATAAGCAAATAAGATAAGATAATCGgttttcccaaaaataaaataaaataattggatttatagttatttttcatttttgtaatagatttttttcgagttaattataattttcaactaagaataattttaattgtcaGTTCAGAATATTTAgaagaaattttattgaaacCGTTTATTTGATTCGTCCGCCCTGCCCTGCCCTATTTCAAATTGAACATTAATGGTTTATAAACTCAAATAAGTTTTTCTTTGtcaataaattgattttttttttcagttttaattttatttttataattgatatgtgactcatatttgaatttaataagtagtattaattttttattaattttttttttatccttttaCGATCAAATGATTATCTAGATTTCATTTGAAGGATACCCAAATCAAGGTAAACCATAACTTATCTCTCAATGTAGAAGAAGGATATATAATCAATATTGAACCACCTACCAGATAGAGGTTTGATTCTGCTTTCATCCATTTATAAATCGACACCATCGTTTATTTAACCTCCACTTGATTAACTTCCGTTACTATAAACGACAGGAAGAAGACAAAAAAGATGAGAGTACAACAAATCACAGAGAAGGATTTAAAAAGATGGAAACAACACTCTAATAGACTGTGTTGAAGTTCCTCATAGAGTAATAGAGGTAGTAATAGTAGTAGATCTCTCATAGTAGTTATTGGCAATTTGCATTCTCCATGTTTACTTCCTTCACCAAATGCCATTTAAAGCTCTTGTTGAATAGACAGTCAGCATTACCAGTAATAAAAGATCAAATTTTTAACATGAAAAATTGCTTGTTACAAAATATGTTAGCCTAATTTGGTGGTAATTAGACTGGAATCTGCTTCTCCCCCTCACTGTTTTGTTTCTTGAACACTTCAATGGATATCTCATGTGTTTGCACTTCATCCATTTTGTTTCCTGCATCGTTTATTTGCTTCTCATCCAATTCAGAAGAGGACTTATAATCCTTGCTTTTTCCCCAAACAACAAGGTAGAGACCAGCAACTATGACTACAGCCCCAAGAACTCTGTGCAAAAGAGAGGATTATTAGCTTTATTTTGCATACGATGATGTACATAGTAGAGAAATTTGGATGGGTCCTTAGTTCTTTCTTACCTTCCCATATACATCTGCTCGGCTAGAATAAACGAGCTCAAAATGGCTACAATGACCATACTAAGAGGATTAAAGGCTGTTACAAAAACAGGTCCTCTATCTTTCATTATCAATCCTTGGATGTAATAAGCAAGACCTGAACATACAATTCCCTGAAGAAACAAAAACTGTTAGAAACCTGGCAAAAATGAGAACAGGATGAAGTTTTAGAAGTTAGTTCTTACACTGTAGAGAGCAGCTAGTAGCTTAGTGTCCCAGTTTATAGCCCAGGCAGCTGGGTTGCCTCTTTCCATTACAAGTGCCACAATAGATCCATTAGCGGTTCCCAATAAACATATCCAAGCCGTAAGAGAGAGTTCGGCAGGATAAGTTTCAAGTGTCACGGCCTAATATAGAAATGGTAGTTAGTTATCATATCTTATGAGAacaattaatcttttttttgaGGATTTCTTAGCTGCTTACCTGCAAAATCATGAAAGAAGCCCAGCTAAAGCAACCAGTGGTGATCATGAGGGATCCCTTTATAGAATGTCTAAGAGTTACAAAATTCCCATTTGTGTGATGGTTGgtt
This is a stretch of genomic DNA from Impatiens glandulifera chromosome 4, dImpGla2.1, whole genome shotgun sequence. It encodes these proteins:
- the LOC124934086 gene encoding 50S ribosomal protein L3-2, mitochondrial-like yields the protein MSAVRGLIGRLCSLSLGSRTSFQIRAFSSAPLIDESGIIEEKLRIIEKTPRVMTPNSKRTGVIALKCGMTATWDKWGARIPISVLWVDDNIVSQVKTVEKEGFFALQVGCGQKKEKHLTKPEVGHFRAQGVPMKRKLREFPVTEDGLLPLGTSIGARHFVPGQYVDIAGITRGKGFQGCMKRHNFSGMPASHGASLSHRSGGSTGQRDAPGRVFKGRKMPGRMGGKQRTMKNVWVYKIDPARNMIWVRGQVPGSEGNFVFIKDAVYKKPDISILPFPTYFAPEDEDPEALEPLIADLGDVDPFMAAD
- the LOC124933945 gene encoding protein TRIGALACTOSYLDIACYLGLYCEROL 4, chloroplastic, whose amino-acid sequence is MKKLRWTMDGSEFWELDVSTPVTFNGVARPTPFPGEQLPLGLSRGTRLSRPKQVDFFQRFMAMPFVPSYTPNLGGLSLQRALTLPSTSDFWFAALVGQFKFHNFISAFKQNRLVQTSETSWFQNTIRCLGEKSLYALNFFSEFSITPEDTLLVSIEGDVDKQISRKKVLLHHKFPHHDLTVEAAGPELHVDHLGRYWDVPLSMAFDLASVDNEDGLSYHLCVSNNMGQVKPHIDGQEASGVPTCLLPGLTVKSAFSFKRNIDIWRSKARKLKMVQPFDIFLSNPHISASGMVGAISTACIGKNLVVSQVQEDNPFHLRYHGQGVSSSIVADTFATLSYDMQFGNFQKLFMDLTRVNARFDFPSGMKFISGSASLARDLYYNGLKSQSNIEAVHMVLPKTTVSLQQQIVGPFSFRVDSGVTLDLENKNRYARFKDPVFAIEYALQVLGSAKAMAWYSPKQKEFMIELRFYET
- the LOC124934102 gene encoding WAT1-related protein At2g37460-like, with the translated sequence MTYQLQIQPKSKLYHRMKPFLAVTFLQFGLAGMDILSKAALNEGMSNYVFVVYRHAIATIVFAPFAFVLEKKVRPKMTWKIFLKLMILSILEPVIDQNLYFLGMKYTTATFAAAMCNVLPAITFVMACIFGLEKIRINSTHSQAKVIGTITTLGGAMLMTLVKGPVLDLVWTRGRTNHHTNGNFVTLRHSIKGSLMITTGCFSWASFMILQAVTLETYPAELSLTAWICLLGTANGSIVALVMERGNPAAWAINWDTKLLAALYSGIVCSGLAYYIQGLIMKDRGPVFVTAFNPLSMVIVAILSSFILAEQMYMGRVLGAVVIVAGLYLVVWGKSKDYKSSSELDEKQINDAGNKMDEVQTHEISIEVFKKQNSEGEKQIPV